A genomic segment from Drosophila willistoni isolate 14030-0811.24 chromosome 2L unlocalized genomic scaffold, UCI_dwil_1.1 Seg168, whole genome shotgun sequence encodes:
- the LOC6640851 gene encoding uncharacterized protein LOC6640851 produces the protein MEGFEYVVNPPEQPKVAFGTTMDREVMPTSGPFMDSYMRRNQPEERLGPGPFDYDYATPMGFKYPSKTGFSALVSKVARLPSTTELGVPPLGLYEAKVCEPKNIYTFAKTPKQKEPKWMTPGASTYSYHLKYPKWDVEMSFGTIRIIWPAVAVFCSANNTAKCNVCHQLPIGDYFHNFTTDKDMCRKCMNSLMNVIRRCDLQVVERYRKHRDMKQFVPARYCGFFHEHSGTAAAMEKTSRKQLRDKIRVENYLYRFVSKVE, from the exons ATGGAGG GTTTCGAGTATGTGGTCAATCCGCCAGAACAACCAAAAGTTGCCTTTGGCACTACAATGGACCGTGAGGTTATGCCAACGAGTGGCCCATTTATGGATAGCTATATGAGACGTAATCAACCCGAAGAGCGTCTTGGACCAGGTCCTTTTGATTATGATTATGCCACACCTATGGGATTTAAG TATCCCTCCAAAACTGGCTTTTCTGCTTTAGTGAGTAAAGTGGCACGTTTACCAAGTACCACAGAATTGGGAGTACCACCACTTGGCCTATATGAGGCCAAAGTTTGTgaaccaaaaaatatttatactttTGCCAAGACTCCCAAACAGAAAGAACCCAAATGGATGACGCCAGG AGCTTCAACCTATTCGTATCATCTAAAATACCCCAAATGGGACGTGGAAATGAGTTTTGGCACCATTCGCATTATTTGGCCAGCAGTTGCTGTCTTTTGTAGTGCCAATAACACAGCCAAATGCAATGTTTGCCATCAATTGCCAATTGGTgattattttcataatttcaCCACCGACAAGGATATGTGCAGAAAGTGCATGAACTCGCTAATGAATGTCATACGTCGCTGTGATCTTCAGGTGGTGGAAAGGTATCGCAAACATCGCGATATGAAGCAATTTGTTCCGGCACGTTATTGTGGATTCTTTCATGAGCATAGTGGTACAGCGGCCGCCATGGAGAAAACCTCACGCAAACAATTACGCGACAAAATACGTGTCGAGAATTACTTGTATCGTTTTGTCAGTAAGGTGGAGTAA
- the LOC111518427 gene encoding uncharacterized protein LOC111518427 isoform X1 produces the protein MDLNNIFMYFVLLGNILGASQLFAQPIARNDTKIQSPPPTEATMAHNGSHFNRSTAEKVAKQAKSKIFPAGFTVKAEANPSRGVTASKDAIREATTDQKQTKTSDLKRHGRRIRKHPTKGTEWSVSVPIYSRDRYGQWIDNPWAVTFGDVFLDTHFAPRARHTLGRVLINSNPVKNYYPFSGNASTVCINQSTVYGDIKVEKWLETHIFTTKLQRRPFYMELRKDIFKDANSEECHKPEYSDWREYQECALRRNQRMEMNIPNYPLHQIIKDKRIN, from the exons ATGGATTTGAACAACATTTTCATGTACTTTGTGCTTCTTGGTAAC ATACTCGGAGCGTCACAATTGTTTGCCCAACCGATCGCAAGAAATGACACTAAAATACAGAGTCCTCCCCCTACTGAGGCTACAATGGCTCACAACGGCAGTCACTTTAATCGAAGCACTGCTGAGAAGGTTGCCAAGCAagccaaaagcaaaatatttccTGCAGGCTTCACAGTCAAAGCTGAAGCTAATCCTTCGAGAGGAGTGACTGCATCAAAAGACGCTATAAGGGAGGCAACTACAGACCAGAAACAAACTAAAACTTCTGATTTGAAGCGCCATGGAAGACGGATTAGAAAACACCCGACTAAAGGTACCGAGTGGAGCGTATCAGTGCCAATCTATTCACGTGATCGATATGGTCAGTGGATTGATAATCCATGGGCTGTGACCTTTGGCGATGTCTTTCTGGATACGCATTTCGCTCCACGTGCTAGGCACACTTTGGGTCGGGTTCTGATCAATTCGAATCCCGTCAAAAACTATTACCCGTTCAGTGGAAATGCCAGTACGGTGTGTATCAACCAATCAACCGTTTATGGCgacatcaaagtggaaaaatggcTGGAGACGCATATATTTACCACAAAATTACAACGACGTCCCTTCTACATGGAACTGCGAAAAGATATTTTCAAGGATGCCAATTCGGAGGAGTGTCATAAGCCCGAATATTCAGATTGGAGGGAGTACCAAGAGTGTGCTCTGCGACGTAATCAACGAATGGAAATGAACATTCCAAATTATCCATTGCATCAAATCATTAAAGATAAACGAATAaactaa
- the LOC111518427 gene encoding uncharacterized protein LOC111518427 isoform X2, giving the protein MAHNGSHFNRSTAEKVAKQAKSKIFPAGFTVKAEANPSRGVTASKDAIREATTDQKQTKTSDLKRHGRRIRKHPTKGTEWSVSVPIYSRDRYGQWIDNPWAVTFGDVFLDTHFAPRARHTLGRVLINSNPVKNYYPFSGNASTVCINQSTVYGDIKVEKWLETHIFTTKLQRRPFYMELRKDIFKDANSEECHKPEYSDWREYQECALRRNQRMEMNIPNYPLHQIIKDKRIN; this is encoded by the coding sequence ATGGCTCACAACGGCAGTCACTTTAATCGAAGCACTGCTGAGAAGGTTGCCAAGCAagccaaaagcaaaatatttccTGCAGGCTTCACAGTCAAAGCTGAAGCTAATCCTTCGAGAGGAGTGACTGCATCAAAAGACGCTATAAGGGAGGCAACTACAGACCAGAAACAAACTAAAACTTCTGATTTGAAGCGCCATGGAAGACGGATTAGAAAACACCCGACTAAAGGTACCGAGTGGAGCGTATCAGTGCCAATCTATTCACGTGATCGATATGGTCAGTGGATTGATAATCCATGGGCTGTGACCTTTGGCGATGTCTTTCTGGATACGCATTTCGCTCCACGTGCTAGGCACACTTTGGGTCGGGTTCTGATCAATTCGAATCCCGTCAAAAACTATTACCCGTTCAGTGGAAATGCCAGTACGGTGTGTATCAACCAATCAACCGTTTATGGCgacatcaaagtggaaaaatggcTGGAGACGCATATATTTACCACAAAATTACAACGACGTCCCTTCTACATGGAACTGCGAAAAGATATTTTCAAGGATGCCAATTCGGAGGAGTGTCATAAGCCCGAATATTCAGATTGGAGGGAGTACCAAGAGTGTGCTCTGCGACGTAATCAACGAATGGAAATGAACATTCCAAATTATCCATTGCATCAAATCATTAAAGATAAACGAATAaactaa